The following proteins are co-located in the Halarcobacter sp. genome:
- a CDS encoding SPOR domain-containing protein codes for MEIRGEDFIKKVQLKQEKSEIEDRLNEIKNNESNFEQQEVPQPQQPSSSQSQLDREIEIQEEREYSDIMLGKNTSNEQSKKKYLVLGLILVILFLLTIIVIRLLTNDSTSTDSFTKDSSSATQNSIGNENIEEQYQKIINEKLKNIKEEKEKEAQAEEKIDENLSLEKIEQKELVEDTKVEKTKPDVFNVKEEIKPTPVKKVAKPKPVVKKTQPKVIQNAISSSTSAITTKPKGTFVQIGAFSKMPSAEYLNTIKTKGFSYKVYKVSINGKVFHKVLIGPYSSRGQAKNATDNIKRQLNVTGAFILTY; via the coding sequence ATGGAAATTAGAGGCGAAGATTTTATAAAGAAAGTTCAATTAAAACAAGAAAAAAGTGAGATTGAAGATAGATTAAATGAGATAAAAAACAATGAGTCTAACTTTGAACAACAAGAGGTACCACAACCACAACAACCCTCTTCTTCACAAAGTCAACTTGATAGAGAGATTGAGATACAAGAAGAAAGGGAATATAGCGATATTATGCTTGGGAAAAATACTTCAAATGAACAAAGTAAAAAGAAATATCTTGTTTTAGGGTTAATCCTTGTAATACTTTTTTTATTAACTATTATAGTTATTCGCCTTTTAACTAATGATTCAACATCAACTGACTCATTTACAAAAGATAGTTCAAGTGCTACACAGAATAGTATTGGCAATGAAAACATTGAAGAGCAATATCAAAAAATCATCAATGAAAAATTAAAAAATATAAAAGAAGAAAAAGAGAAAGAAGCTCAAGCAGAAGAAAAAATAGATGAAAACTTGAGTCTTGAAAAAATTGAACAAAAAGAGTTAGTTGAAGATACTAAAGTTGAAAAAACTAAACCTGATGTTTTTAATGTAAAAGAAGAGATAAAACCAACTCCTGTTAAAAAAGTTGCAAAACCTAAACCTGTTGTTAAAAAAACTCAACCTAAAGTTATCCAAAATGCCATCTCATCATCAACTAGCGCAATTACTACAAAACCAAAAGGAACTTTTGTTCAAATTGGAGCTTTCTCTAAGATGCCTAGTGCAGAATATTTAAATACCATTAAAACAAAAGGTTTTTCATATAAAGTTTATAAAGTTTCTATAAATGGAAAAGTTTTCCATAAAGTTTTAATAGGACCATACTCATCAAGAGGACAAGCAAAAAATGCGACAGATAACATTAAAAGACAATTAAATGTAACTGGTGCATTCATATTAACATATTAA
- the pyrH gene encoding UMP kinase: MRKRVLVKFSGEALAGADGYGIDTQILDYIGNEIKELVDNNIEVGIVIGGGNIIRGVTAAADGVIKRTSADYMGMLATVINGVAMQEALEHKGLSARLQTAIKMEQIAEPYIVRRATRHLQKGRVVIFSAGTGNPYFTTDTAATLRATEIDACMLIKATKVDGVYDKDPMKFSDAIKLDQITYDQALEDHIKVMDDTAIALAKDNKLPIVVANMNEKGNLLKIINGDHSKCSIVK, translated from the coding sequence ATGAGAAAGAGAGTACTTGTAAAATTTTCTGGTGAAGCACTTGCTGGTGCAGATGGATATGGTATTGACACTCAGATTTTAGACTACATTGGTAATGAAATCAAAGAGCTAGTTGATAACAATATTGAAGTTGGAATTGTTATAGGTGGGGGAAATATCATTAGAGGCGTTACAGCAGCAGCTGATGGTGTTATCAAAAGAACAAGTGCAGATTATATGGGTATGTTAGCAACAGTTATCAATGGTGTTGCTATGCAAGAAGCTTTAGAACATAAAGGACTTTCTGCAAGACTACAAACTGCAATTAAAATGGAACAAATAGCTGAACCTTATATTGTTAGACGTGCAACAAGACATCTTCAAAAAGGAAGAGTTGTAATATTTAGTGCTGGTACTGGTAATCCTTACTTTACTACAGATACAGCTGCAACACTTAGAGCAACTGAAATTGATGCATGTATGTTAATAAAAGCAACTAAAGTTGATGGTGTTTATGATAAAGATCCAATGAAATTTAGTGATGCTATAAAATTAGACCAAATTACTTATGATCAGGCATTGGAAGATCATATTAAAGTTATGGATGATACTGCAATTGCATTAGCAAAAGACAATAAACTTCCTATAGTTGTAGCAAATATGAATGAAAAAGGGAACCTACTAAAAATCATCAATGGTGATCATAGTAAGTGCTCAATTGTAAAATAA
- a CDS encoding anthranilate synthase component I family protein: protein MQFFSKELFLDQFTPVSIYEKVKKLYKNEITFLFESTINSAEGNYSYIVIGDRERVWYQDGICYYKNEKKEINKVDSNPLKFLQKYYKSIDKEFYKQKSEELGIGLVDGFIGNVGYDIGKEFEPVLKKYMNNLEDQLHIPDLDLIRPNIILGFSHKTSKLVMVTSLEEKADDLEKIEAELLTQYFFTPIKKAQLLDEGKFNYTKEEFFKMVEKSKEMIKSGDVFQILMSNRFIQNAKVDHLSFYRALRSKNPSPYLFFLEFEDFSIAGSSPEVMVRLIDGHILLRPIAGTRKRGKNLDRDLELEQEMISDDKERAEHIMLVDLGRNDVGRVAKPGTVKATELMRVERYSHVMHMVSDVEAKIDDKYDMFDLFAATFTAGTMTGAPKIRAMELIAQFEGIKRNFYSGSIAYFGFDGNMDSAITIRTTMLTKDKVIFQAGAGVVADSQPELEFLEVQNKLAANISTLKDLS from the coding sequence ATGCAATTTTTTTCTAAAGAACTTTTTCTAGATCAATTCACTCCTGTTTCGATCTACGAAAAAGTTAAAAAGCTATATAAAAATGAAATAACATTTTTATTTGAAAGTACAATCAATTCGGCAGAGGGAAACTACTCATACATTGTAATAGGTGATAGAGAAAGAGTTTGGTATCAAGATGGTATTTGCTACTATAAAAATGAAAAAAAAGAGATAAATAAAGTAGATTCTAACCCTTTAAAATTTTTACAAAAATATTATAAATCTATAGATAAAGAGTTTTATAAACAAAAATCTGAAGAGTTAGGAATTGGGCTTGTTGATGGATTTATTGGTAATGTAGGTTATGATATAGGTAAAGAGTTTGAACCTGTATTAAAAAAATATATGAATAATCTTGAAGACCAACTTCATATTCCGGACTTAGATCTTATTAGACCAAATATAATCTTAGGTTTTTCACATAAAACCTCAAAACTTGTAATGGTTACATCATTAGAAGAAAAAGCAGATGATTTAGAAAAAATTGAGGCTGAACTTTTAACACAATACTTTTTTACACCAATAAAAAAAGCTCAACTTTTAGATGAAGGAAAATTCAATTATACCAAAGAAGAGTTTTTTAAAATGGTAGAAAAATCTAAGGAGATGATTAAATCAGGAGATGTTTTTCAAATACTAATGTCAAATAGATTTATTCAAAATGCAAAAGTTGATCACTTAAGTTTTTATAGAGCACTTCGAAGTAAAAATCCTAGTCCATATCTTTTTTTCTTAGAGTTTGAAGATTTTTCAATTGCAGGAAGTTCTCCTGAAGTTATGGTAAGACTTATAGATGGACATATCCTTTTAAGACCAATTGCCGGAACACGAAAAAGAGGAAAAAATCTAGATAGAGATTTAGAACTTGAACAAGAGATGATAAGTGATGATAAAGAAAGAGCAGAACATATTATGCTTGTTGACCTTGGAAGAAATGATGTAGGTAGAGTTGCAAAACCTGGAACTGTAAAAGCAACTGAACTTATGAGAGTTGAAAGATATTCGCATGTTATGCATATGGTTTCAGATGTAGAAGCAAAAATCGATGACAAATATGACATGTTTGATCTTTTTGCAGCTACTTTTACAGCAGGGACAATGACAGGAGCACCTAAAATTAGAGCAATGGAACTTATAGCTCAATTTGAAGGGATAAAAAGAAATTTCTATTCTGGAAGTATTGCTTACTTTGGATTTGATGGAAATATGGATAGTGCAATTACTATTAGAACCACAATGCTTACAAAAGATAAAGTGATTTTCCAAGCAGGAGCAGGTGTAGTTGCAGATAGCCAACCAGAACTTGAATTTTTAGAAGTGCAAAATAAACTTGCCGCTAATATTTCAACATTAAAAGATTTATCATAA
- a CDS encoding AAA family ATPase: MTSLEFCHELEFSKINFIERKFRITHPKTILLGAPKVGKSFLIFDYLSNFESKEYLYIDFDDYRNDKEEISQNLEEYVFRNNIKVIVLENFSFDIKIPFCDSVIITSKLQKDIKGYKTIKVSPLDFEEYLLHDKRNQNITHNFNSFLKYGNLPQTLQTAEFKIYKELQNIIKIISEDKTSEEILKILIFNIDEKKSLNQLYLSLKSKMKISKDKFYEQCKKLEENFIIYFISKYNQEKAVKKIFLYNSAFFSATSYKKKFKNEFTNIIFQELLNKREQIFYLDYIDFYIPKKNIGIVSIPFFNSMLMQSQLKKIKKTALEYNIKELNIITVSNNENINSKELTINVLPFYEWSLS, from the coding sequence ATGACATCTTTAGAATTTTGTCATGAACTTGAATTCTCAAAAATAAATTTTATAGAAAGAAAATTTAGAATTACCCATCCAAAAACTATACTTTTAGGTGCTCCTAAAGTAGGAAAAAGTTTTCTTATTTTTGATTATTTATCAAATTTTGAATCAAAAGAATATCTTTATATCGATTTTGATGATTATCGAAATGATAAAGAAGAAATTTCTCAAAATCTTGAAGAGTATGTTTTTAGAAATAATATAAAAGTTATAGTATTAGAAAATTTTTCATTTGATATTAAAATACCATTTTGTGATAGTGTTATAATCACTTCTAAATTACAAAAAGATATTAAAGGATATAAAACTATAAAAGTAAGTCCTTTAGATTTTGAAGAGTATTTATTGCATGATAAAAGAAATCAAAATATAACACATAATTTTAATAGTTTTTTAAAATATGGTAATCTTCCACAAACACTACAAACAGCTGAATTTAAAATATATAAAGAGTTACAAAATATTATCAAAATTATTTCAGAAGACAAGACTTCAGAAGAGATACTTAAAATATTAATATTTAATATAGATGAAAAAAAATCTTTAAATCAACTATATCTTTCACTAAAATCAAAGATGAAAATATCAAAAGATAAATTTTATGAACAATGTAAAAAATTAGAAGAAAACTTTATTATTTATTTTATATCAAAGTATAATCAAGAAAAAGCAGTAAAAAAAATATTCTTATATAATAGTGCTTTTTTCAGTGCAACAAGCTATAAAAAGAAATTTAAAAATGAATTTACTAATATTATTTTTCAAGAGCTGTTAAACAAACGAGAGCAAATATTTTATTTGGACTATATCGATTTTTATATTCCTAAAAAAAATATTGGAATTGTTTCAATCCCTTTTTTTAACTCAATGCTTATGCAATCTCAATTAAAAAAAATAAAAAAAACTGCCTTAGAATATAATATCAAAGAGCTTAATATAATCACCGTATCAAACAATGAAAATATAAACTCAAAAGAGCTTACAATTAATGTCTTACCTTTCTATGAATGGTCATTGAGTTAA
- a CDS encoding DNA-directed RNA polymerase subunit omega: protein MMRLEERMSQALKKVNNDRYILAIAVGQRADELSKGAKPLLDKNTQNMKYTDIAIDEIAGGFLKIEGLVNKD, encoded by the coding sequence ATGATGAGATTAGAAGAAAGAATGTCACAAGCTTTAAAAAAAGTAAACAATGACAGATATATTTTAGCTATTGCTGTTGGACAAAGAGCAGATGAATTAAGTAAAGGAGCTAAACCATTACTTGATAAAAATACACAAAATATGAAATATACTGATATTGCAATTGATGAGATTGCAGGTGGTTTTTTAAAAATCGAAGGTTTAGTTAATAAAGATTAG
- a CDS encoding pyridoxine 5'-phosphate synthase codes for MLLGVNIDHIAVLREARKINDPNPLDAISICKLAGADQITIHLREDRRHIHDKDAEIICKLSPLPVNLECAIDEEIIDIVCDLKPMRATLVPEKREEVTTEGGLDLITNFDRIEKAVKKLHKNGIEVSLFIDPNKQMIEASSKLNVEWIELHTGSFANIYAMLYSNLANTHHTIKELELPRDELKKLLDKSKKEIKKAALKAQDLNLKVAAGHGLNYQNVTQITSIKAIEELNIGQSIIARSVFTGLEKAIKDLKELL; via the coding sequence TTGTTACTTGGAGTAAATATAGACCATATTGCCGTTTTAAGAGAAGCTAGAAAAATAAATGACCCTAATCCATTAGATGCAATATCTATTTGTAAACTAGCAGGTGCAGACCAAATTACAATACATCTAAGAGAAGATAGAAGACACATACATGACAAAGATGCAGAGATTATATGTAAACTATCACCTCTACCCGTGAATTTAGAATGTGCTATAGATGAAGAGATTATTGATATAGTATGTGATTTGAAACCAATGAGAGCAACACTTGTTCCAGAAAAAAGAGAAGAGGTGACAACTGAAGGTGGGTTAGATTTAATCACAAATTTTGATAGAATTGAAAAAGCTGTAAAAAAACTTCATAAAAATGGGATTGAAGTATCACTATTTATAGATCCAAACAAACAAATGATTGAAGCCTCATCTAAACTAAATGTTGAATGGATAGAGCTACATACTGGTTCATTTGCAAATATTTATGCAATGCTTTACAGTAATCTAGCAAATACACACCATACAATTAAAGAGTTAGAACTACCAAGAGATGAATTAAAAAAACTATTAGATAAAAGTAAAAAAGAGATTAAAAAAGCAGCTTTAAAAGCTCAAGACTTGAATTTAAAAGTTGCAGCAGGACATGGACTTAACTATCAAAATGTCACTCAAATAACTTCAATAAAAGCAATTGAAGAATTAAATATAGGACAAAGTATTATTGCCAGATCAGTATTTACAGGTTTAGAAAAAGCGATAAAAGATTTGAAAGAATTATTATAA
- a CDS encoding RelA/SpoT family protein, protein MDPFILKVQSINTLDDAIALLHKETKVSQKLEGIIDFAIKAHEGQFRKSGEPYVIHPILVATVVSHFSKDEDIIATALLHDVVEDTEYTLDFVRENWGENVAHMVDGLTKIDAIREHELPPSDSNKKLISSAMTFRKMLIASIDDVRVLIVKLCDRLHNMLTLSALPENKQKRIAEETLVVYVPIAHRLGISTVKNTLEDLAFFYIYPEEYKKIDDFMIEHQHAIQLTFNKFISSTKKVLEKNGFDLNTVQINSRIKHYYSIYLKMQRKGVTIDEILDLLAIRILVPEDIDCYKVLGFLHLAYKPLISRFKDYVSTPKENGYQTIHTTVFYNSKIYEVQIRTFEMNKVAEYGIAAHWKYKSGLKHQPNLNWLKSLEYSNDNVEEFYQDTKDDLYSEEIVVYSPHGDTFNLPRGSTAYDFAYAVHTDVGKNAVESYINKIKKPLLTELHSSDIVSIKTVDYAIPRCSWIDMVKTNRAKKQIRFLCSQRLKEIDELTGRNIINTVFSKYMEKVTSVYKFDSLYKVPQIIDYFKHVKHEIEKKIIQDRGFVARFKIYTSKIKKFKFDNMILYSNFSINSVSFDHCCHPKFADEIVAFKDGNKAVIHHKMCDKAYKQIMSNEPMLFCKWTVDTLYQYKMVVSLPNTKGELSRLLSYMSQYEGYILSVDYGREKHSYRQYCDIEFEINISNVEEVRKIIEKKAKVIEFFSKKDAYNK, encoded by the coding sequence ATGGATCCGTTTATTTTAAAAGTTCAAAGTATTAATACTTTGGATGATGCTATTGCACTACTACATAAAGAAACAAAAGTTAGCCAAAAACTTGAGGGTATAATTGATTTTGCTATCAAAGCTCATGAGGGTCAATTTAGAAAAAGTGGCGAACCTTATGTGATACACCCTATTCTTGTTGCAACTGTTGTATCACATTTTTCAAAAGATGAAGATATTATTGCTACAGCTCTTCTTCATGATGTTGTTGAAGATACAGAATACACTTTAGATTTTGTAAGAGAAAACTGGGGTGAGAATGTTGCTCATATGGTTGATGGACTAACAAAAATTGATGCTATTAGAGAGCATGAATTACCACCTTCTGATTCAAATAAAAAACTAATATCTTCAGCTATGACATTTAGAAAAATGTTAATTGCATCTATTGATGATGTAAGAGTTTTAATTGTTAAACTTTGTGATAGACTTCACAATATGTTAACACTTTCAGCATTACCTGAAAATAAACAAAAAAGAATAGCAGAAGAAACACTTGTTGTTTATGTACCTATTGCACATAGACTAGGTATTTCTACAGTTAAAAATACACTTGAAGATTTGGCATTTTTTTATATTTATCCTGAAGAGTATAAAAAAATTGATGATTTTATGATTGAGCATCAACATGCTATTCAATTAACTTTTAATAAATTTATATCTTCAACAAAAAAAGTTTTAGAAAAAAATGGTTTTGATTTAAACACTGTACAAATCAACAGTAGAATCAAACACTACTATTCTATATATTTAAAAATGCAAAGAAAAGGTGTAACAATTGATGAGATTCTTGATCTTTTAGCAATTAGAATTTTAGTGCCAGAAGATATAGATTGTTACAAAGTATTAGGTTTTTTACACCTTGCATATAAACCTTTAATTTCTAGATTTAAAGATTATGTTTCAACTCCAAAAGAGAATGGATATCAAACTATACATACAACAGTATTTTATAACTCTAAAATCTATGAAGTTCAAATTAGAACTTTTGAGATGAATAAAGTTGCAGAATATGGTATTGCTGCTCACTGGAAATATAAAAGTGGATTAAAACATCAACCAAATTTAAATTGGCTAAAATCCTTAGAATACTCAAATGACAATGTAGAAGAGTTTTATCAAGATACAAAAGATGATTTATATTCTGAAGAGATTGTTGTTTATTCTCCCCATGGAGATACTTTCAATCTGCCTAGAGGTTCAACTGCTTATGATTTTGCTTATGCTGTTCACACCGATGTAGGGAAAAATGCAGTAGAGTCTTATATAAATAAAATCAAAAAACCACTATTAACTGAACTTCACAGTTCAGATATTGTTTCAATCAAAACTGTAGATTATGCGATTCCTAGGTGTTCTTGGATTGATATGGTAAAAACAAACAGAGCAAAAAAACAGATTAGATTTTTATGTTCTCAAAGATTAAAAGAGATTGATGAGTTAACAGGTAGAAATATAATCAATACTGTTTTTTCAAAATATATGGAAAAAGTTACCTCTGTTTATAAGTTTGATTCACTTTATAAAGTACCACAAATTATTGATTACTTTAAGCATGTTAAACATGAAATTGAGAAAAAAATCATTCAAGATAGAGGATTTGTAGCTAGATTTAAAATATATACTAGTAAAATCAAAAAATTTAAATTTGACAATATGATTTTATATTCAAATTTTAGTATTAATTCTGTATCATTTGACCACTGTTGCCATCCCAAATTTGCTGATGAAATTGTAGCTTTCAAAGATGGAAATAAAGCTGTTATTCATCACAAAATGTGTGACAAGGCTTATAAACAAATTATGAGTAATGAACCAATGTTATTTTGTAAATGGACAGTAGATACACTTTATCAATATAAAATGGTAGTTAGTTTACCAAATACAAAAGGTGAGTTATCAAGATTGCTATCTTATATGAGCCAATATGAGGGATATATCTTATCTGTAGATTATGGTAGAGAAAAACATTCATACAGACAATATTGTGATATAGAGTTTGAAATTAATATCTCAAATGTAGAAGAGGTAAGAAAAATTATAGAGAAAAAAGCAAAAGTTATTGAATTTTTCTCAAAAAAAGATGCATATAATAAATAA
- a CDS encoding serine hydroxymethyltransferase, producing the protein MSFINERRLEVADKEIFDIVEAELQRQTDHLEMIASENFTSPAVMETMGSVFTNKYAEGYPYKRYYGGCEFADKAEQLAIDRACEIFGCKYANVQPHSGSQANGAVYAALIKAGDKILGMDLSHGGHLTHGSKPSFSGKNYQAFYYGVELDGRINYDKVKEIAQIVQPKIIVCGASAYAREIDFAKFREIADSVGAYLFADIAHIAGLVAAGEHPSPFPHADVVTTTTHKTLRGPRGGMILCNDEDISKKINSAIFPGTQGGPLVHVMAAKAVAFKEILDPSWKEYAKQVKANAKVLGEVMMSRGYDIVSDGTDNHLVLVSFLNKEFSGKDADAALGNAGITVNKNTVPGETRSPFVTSGIRVGSPALTARGMKEEEFTFIANKICDVLDDINNTDLQAKIKQELKELARDFVIYNKSTY; encoded by the coding sequence ATGAGCTTTATAAATGAGAGAAGACTTGAAGTTGCAGATAAAGAGATATTCGATATAGTAGAAGCAGAACTACAAAGACAAACAGATCACCTAGAGATGATAGCAAGTGAAAACTTCACAAGCCCAGCAGTAATGGAAACAATGGGAAGTGTATTTACAAATAAATACGCAGAAGGATACCCATATAAAAGATATTATGGTGGATGTGAATTTGCAGATAAAGCAGAACAATTAGCAATAGATAGAGCTTGCGAGATATTTGGATGTAAGTATGCAAATGTACAACCACACTCAGGAAGTCAAGCGAATGGAGCAGTATACGCAGCATTAATTAAAGCAGGTGATAAAATTCTTGGTATGGACCTTTCTCATGGAGGACACCTAACACATGGTTCAAAACCATCTTTTTCAGGTAAAAACTACCAAGCATTCTACTATGGAGTAGAATTAGATGGAAGAATAAACTATGATAAAGTTAAAGAAATAGCTCAAATAGTACAACCAAAAATTATAGTGTGTGGAGCATCAGCATACGCAAGAGAGATAGATTTTGCAAAATTTAGAGAAATAGCTGATTCAGTAGGAGCATATCTATTTGCAGATATCGCACATATTGCTGGATTAGTAGCAGCAGGTGAACACCCAAGCCCATTTCCACATGCAGATGTAGTAACAACTACAACACATAAAACTCTAAGAGGACCAAGAGGTGGTATGATTCTATGTAATGATGAAGATATTTCTAAAAAAATAAACTCTGCAATATTCCCAGGAACACAAGGTGGACCATTAGTACATGTAATGGCAGCAAAAGCAGTAGCATTTAAAGAGATTTTAGATCCATCATGGAAAGAATACGCAAAACAAGTAAAAGCAAATGCAAAAGTACTTGGGGAAGTGATGATGTCAAGAGGATATGATATAGTATCTGATGGAACAGATAATCACTTAGTGTTAGTGTCATTTTTAAATAAAGAGTTTTCAGGTAAAGATGCAGATGCAGCATTAGGAAACGCAGGTATAACTGTAAATAAGAATACAGTACCAGGTGAAACAAGAAGTCCATTTGTAACATCAGGTATTAGAGTAGGATCACCAGCACTAACAGCAAGAGGGATGAAAGAGGAAGAGTTTACGTTTATAGCGAATAAAATTTGTGATGTATTAGATGATATTAACAATACAGATTTACAAGCTAAGATTAAACAAGAACTTAAAGAGTTAGCTAGAGATTTTGTAATTTACAACAAATCAACTTACTAA
- the pdxA gene encoding 4-hydroxythreonine-4-phosphate dehydrogenase, with amino-acid sequence MEQKKPTIAVSIGDLNGIGIEIALISHEKISKYCNPIYCINKTMLNKASKLLEINIPKDFKTFDVKGDFEIKPGKVSRKSGKYSYDSFNEAINLANKNKVDAITTLPINKEAWNKAKIKYKGHTEVLRDFFGKNAIMMLGCKKLFVSLYTEHIPLKKVAKSIEEESLTQFLIDFHKSVNSERIGVLALNPHASDNGVLGNEEVEIFKAIKNANKKLEKEIFKGPLVPDTAFSKASRKNFKYFVAMYHDQGLAPLKALYFDESINVSLNLPIIRTSVDHGTAFDIAYKNNRKLNSKSYINAIKEAIELQDRK; translated from the coding sequence ATGGAACAAAAAAAACCAACAATTGCCGTTTCTATTGGTGATTTAAATGGAATAGGTATTGAAATTGCACTAATATCTCATGAAAAAATTTCTAAATATTGTAATCCTATATATTGCATTAATAAAACAATGTTAAACAAAGCATCAAAACTACTTGAAATTAATATTCCAAAAGATTTTAAAACTTTTGATGTAAAAGGTGACTTTGAAATAAAACCAGGAAAAGTTTCAAGAAAGAGTGGAAAATATTCTTATGATTCTTTTAATGAAGCTATAAATTTGGCCAATAAAAACAAAGTTGATGCAATTACGACTTTACCTATAAACAAAGAAGCTTGGAATAAAGCAAAAATTAAATATAAAGGTCATACAGAAGTACTAAGAGACTTTTTTGGCAAAAATGCAATTATGATGTTAGGTTGTAAAAAACTTTTTGTTTCTTTATACACTGAACATATACCTTTAAAAAAAGTTGCTAAATCTATTGAAGAAGAGAGTTTAACTCAATTTCTAATTGACTTTCATAAAAGTGTAAATAGCGAAAGGATTGGTGTATTAGCTTTAAATCCACATGCTAGTGATAATGGTGTTTTAGGGAATGAAGAAGTAGAGATATTTAAAGCTATAAAAAATGCAAATAAAAAACTTGAAAAAGAGATTTTTAAAGGACCATTAGTTCCTGATACTGCCTTTTCAAAAGCCTCAAGGAAAAACTTCAAATACTTTGTAGCAATGTATCATGATCAAGGTTTAGCACCTTTAAAAGCATTATACTTTGATGAAAGTATTAATGTAAGTTTAAATTTACCAATTATCAGAACTTCAGTTGACCATGGTACAGCATTTGATATAGCATATAAAAACAATAGAAAACTAAACAGTAAAAGTTATATAAATGCAATTAAAGAGGCTATCGAGTTACAAGATAGAAAATAA